GAGATCAATCACTTAATTACAAAGGAGCCACTTCTTTAGAGAGCCCTGAGGAATCAAGAGCGCGAAACAAATAGGAAAGCGAAGCAGCCCGTTTTTCTCAAGGCAAACCAAAAGGCGTCTAATAAAAAGGCGCCTTTTTTTCAAAACAAAATCCGCACCCTTTAATAGGATGCGGATTCTTATTTTTCAATAATTCGATTGCTGAAGAATTTTGTATCAACCTTGCGCTCATTTAATATATGATGAGTCAAACCCGATAAAATGATCGGTGCATTTTGCAGTTGACTGATGCTTCCAGCTCCGAGCGCTGTCATAATCATTCTTAAATCATTCTGAACGTTTTTAATTTCTGAAACAAGAGCATCATAGCCGTCTTCAATTAATATTTTCAAAAAGAATCCTGCTATCCCTGCGCTGGATGCGCCGAGAGAAATTGCTTTTGCTATATCCATCGCGTTCTGTATGCCTCCGGAACCGAGAATGGAAATGCCATTAACAGAAGATTTGAGTTCGGCAATTGAAACAGCGGTTGGAATTCCCCAGTCATTGAAATAAGATAACAGTCTGCTTCTTCTTTCATTTTCAATTTTCGCAAAGTTCGTTCCGCCGAAGCCTCCGACGTCTATAGCTGCCACGCCGGCATCTCTCAGCTTTTCGGCAGCTTCTCGGTTCATTCCGAATCCGACTTCTTTTACGATAACCGGAACCTCTGACGCTTCTGCAATCGCAGAAATTCTTTTTAAAGCACCGCTGAAATCCCTGTCTCCTTCAGGCATCACTAATTCCTGAACAACATTTAAATGAATTTGAATGGCGTTTGCCTCGATCATATCAATGGCCGTTTTTGCCTGATCCGGCGTTGCTTCGCTTCCAAGGTTTGCAAAAAGAAATCCCTTTTGATTGACCTTCCGTACGACTTCATAAGAAGGCCTTTCTGAAGCATCGCGAATAGCAGACATTTGTGAACCGACAGCAAGCGGTATTCCGCACTCAGCAGCGGCGGTAGACAAAGCCTCATTAATTTTGACGGTTTCTGTTCCGCCTCCGCCTGTCATTGCATTGATAAAAATTGGCGAACTTAGAACAAGTTCGCCAATTTCAGTGTGCAGATCAATGTGATGAACAGCAGTATCAGGCAAGCTCTGGTGCAGAAACATGACATCATCAAATCCATTTTCTCTCAGCTGCCCTGTTTTTAATGCATGTTGTATATGGTCGATCTTTCGCTTAGCTCTGCTCACAGTCATCACCGTTTATTTCAATTTATTTAATTTATCGCCAATCATTTCGCCTA
The window above is part of the Metabacillus dongyingensis genome. Proteins encoded here:
- the fni gene encoding type 2 isopentenyl-diphosphate Delta-isomerase, whose translation is MSRAKRKIDHIQHALKTGQLRENGFDDVMFLHQSLPDTAVHHIDLHTEIGELVLSSPIFINAMTGGGGTETVKINEALSTAAAECGIPLAVGSQMSAIRDASERPSYEVVRKVNQKGFLFANLGSEATPDQAKTAIDMIEANAIQIHLNVVQELVMPEGDRDFSGALKRISAIAEASEVPVIVKEVGFGMNREAAEKLRDAGVAAIDVGGFGGTNFAKIENERRSRLLSYFNDWGIPTAVSIAELKSSVNGISILGSGGIQNAMDIAKAISLGASSAGIAGFFLKILIEDGYDALVSEIKNVQNDLRMIMTALGAGSISQLQNAPIILSGLTHHILNERKVDTKFFSNRIIEK
- a CDS encoding YpzI family protein encodes the protein MGRDRQEKKLKASKRVESDRDQSLNYKGATSLESPEESRARNK